In bacterium, a single genomic region encodes these proteins:
- a CDS encoding DegT/DnrJ/EryC1/StrS family aminotransferase, producing MNVPLLDLKAQYLSIRPEIDAAFAEVCESQKFILGPQVKALEEAIAKYCGCAHAVGVSSGTDALLISLMAEGIGPGDEVITTAYSFFATAGCIARLGAKPVFVDIDPVTYNIDPTRIEERCTNRTKAILPVHLYGQMADMDPIMDVAERHDLIVVEDGAQAIGAEYKGKRAGSIGHYGCFSFFPSKNLGAFGDGGIVTTNDTERADRLRVLRAHGSKPKYYHRLVGGNFRLDTLQAAIVLAKLKHLDGWTAGRQTNAQRYYRLFRESGLVSSGLLQLPEIPFSSGTMDEERAKMNGNRHVVNQYVIRVSRRNELQAFLKERGIGTEVYYPLPLHLQECFAYIGQRTGDLPESEKAANETLAVPVYPELSDDQARYVVDSIVTFHRE from the coding sequence ATGAACGTGCCATTGCTCGACCTGAAGGCTCAGTACCTATCCATAAGGCCCGAAATCGACGCGGCGTTTGCCGAGGTCTGCGAATCGCAGAAGTTCATCCTCGGCCCGCAGGTCAAGGCACTCGAAGAAGCCATCGCAAAGTACTGCGGGTGCGCGCACGCCGTCGGTGTCTCGTCCGGCACCGATGCGCTGCTGATTTCACTCATGGCTGAGGGAATCGGCCCCGGCGACGAGGTCATCACCACCGCGTACTCCTTCTTCGCCACTGCCGGCTGTATCGCCCGGCTCGGTGCCAAACCGGTCTTCGTCGACATTGACCCGGTCACGTACAACATCGACCCAACGAGAATCGAAGAACGTTGTACGAACAGAACGAAGGCGATCCTGCCGGTCCACCTCTACGGCCAGATGGCTGACATGGACCCTATTATGGATGTCGCGGAGCGGCACGACCTGATCGTCGTCGAGGATGGCGCGCAGGCGATCGGCGCCGAGTACAAGGGCAAACGTGCAGGCTCCATCGGCCACTACGGTTGCTTCTCTTTCTTCCCTTCCAAAAACCTCGGTGCTTTCGGCGACGGCGGGATAGTGACGACCAATGACACCGAACGAGCCGACCGGCTCCGCGTACTAAGGGCGCACGGCTCCAAACCCAAGTACTACCACAGGTTAGTCGGCGGTAACTTCCGACTCGACACGCTCCAAGCCGCGATTGTGCTGGCAAAGCTCAAGCACCTCGATGGCTGGACAGCAGGCCGCCAAACCAACGCGCAGCGCTACTACCGCCTCTTCCGTGAATCAGGCCTTGTCTCCTCCGGCCTCCTCCAGCTCCCAGAGATTCCGTTCTCTTCCGGAACGATGGACGAAGAACGGGCAAAGATGAACGGCAACCGCCACGTCGTGAATCAGTATGTGATACGCGTCTCGCGCCGCAATGAGCTGCAGGCCTTTTTGAAGGAAAGAGGCATCGGCACTGAGGTCTATTACCCGCTGCCGCTTCACCTCCAAGAGTGCTTCGCCTACATCGGGCAGAGAACCGGTGACCTTCCCGAGAGTGAGAAGGCGGCAAATGAGACGCTGGCTGTTCCGGTCTACCCGGAACTGAGCGATGACCAGGCCCGCTACGTGGTCGACTCAATCGTGACGTTCCACAGGGAATGA